The genomic window TACAATTTGTGGCGCAGCATTTTTTACAATTTCCTCTTTAACAATTTTAAGTTCATCGCCACTTAGAGAAGTAACAAAAGTTACCGTTTGGATTGTTTTAGGGGAATTGAAAAAGAAAGCTTTGGTTTCTTTGCCATATTTTGTGAATGCGAAAATTATAGTCGCAATTAAAACAATAGGTACAATAAACTTACTGTTTACATAAGGTATCTTGAATTTTCCACGCTGTACATCAGGCCTGTTCTGTAATACTAAAACCCCTGCGCAAACCAGTACGAAAGCGAAAAGTGTCCCGATAGAACAGAGATCAGTAACGATAGTAAGATTCATAAACAACGATGGTACAGCCACTACAAAGCCTACCACAATGGTTGCAAACGAAGGTGTTTTGTATTTAGGGTGAATTTTCGAAAAAGATTTTGGCAATAAGCCATCTCTGCTCATGCTCATCCAGATACGTGGTTGTCCCATTTGGAAAACCAAAAGTACACTGGCCATGGCAAATACAGCACTTACGGCAATAATGCCGCTCATTAATTTTAAGTTAATCTGATCAAAAACGAATGCCAATGGATCGCCAACAGCTAAAGTATCTGATTTAACTATACCGGTTAAAACCAGCGCAATAGCCACATAAAGGATGGTACAGATAATAATCGCCCACATCATTCCGCGGGGTAAATCACGCTGTGGGTTTTTACATTCTTCGGCAGTGGTAGAAATGGCATCGAAACCGATATAAGCAAAAAATACTGCCGAAACGCCCTTTAAAACTCCAGAAACACCATTCGGAGCAAATGGATCCCAGTTTTTGGTATCAACATAAAATATACCCACCGCTAATACCAAAAGAATTACTGCAAGTTTAACCACTACCATCGCGTTGCTGGCATTCCGGCTTTCTTTCATCCCACGGTAAATTAACCAGGTAATTAAAATAATAATGCCCAGGGCAGGGATATCTGCAACGAGGTGAAAACTACCGATTGTTGGAGCGGTAAGCCATGCATTATTGGCCAAGGCTGTAGCCGAATCTAAATCTGCCAGGTTTTTGCCAGCCGCCAGAAGCGCTTCCGCATGTTTATGTCCGTTATAAGCACTTAAATAGTCCATGGTCATCCAATCGGGTACATGGATGCCCTCTATGCCCAGGGGAGGAATTTTGATGGTAGAGAGTAGGCCTGTAAAGTAATCAGACCAGGATATGGCTACCGTAATATTACCGATAGAATATTCCATAATGAGCGACCATCCGATAATCCAGGCCACCAGTTCGCCGAAAGCTACATAAGAATAGGTATAAGCGCTGCCAGAAACAGGTACCATTGAAGCAAACTCTGCATAAGCAAAGGCCGCAAAACTACAGGCTACTGCTGTAAAAATAAATAAAAAAATTACCGCCGGACCACCATCTGCACTGGCCTTGCCAATCGTACTAAAAATTCCTGCTCCAATAATCGCTGCAATTCCGAAAGCTGTTAAATCGCGTACTCCAAGTGTTTTATGTAATGTATTTTCATGGTCGCCATAGCCTTTTGCCGCATCTTGTAATATCTTGGAAATAGATTTTTTTCTGAATAGCTTTTCGAACATCTTTTGTTTGCTTGTTTCCTCAAACTTATAAAAAGTTTGGTTAAAAACGTTTAAAGCAGGATATAATTTTCAATACACATGCTTTAGTAGGAAAAATGCCACCTAAAAGAATGGAGTTTATTAGATTAAAGTAAAAAATTGTAATTATTTGGCTTGAATAATCCTTTGTTTGATTCGCATAATTTTAGAATAAATGAAACAGTTAATTTTGTTGTCAATAATCAGCAATGCAAATAAAATGATATATGTCTTGTTTGATTGGAATATTTATATACCGTTACAGTACCAATATGAATGCAGATATAGCACAAATAAAATACATTAAAGAACGTCACCAGGGTTTGGCTACTTTACTTGCCTTTGCCTTAATTCCCTTGTCAGGTTTTGCTACCGATATTTATATCCCCTCATTACCTACCATGGCTGGCGAAATGCAGGTGAGCAATGTTCAGGTTCAGCTTACACTCAGCATTTTTCTAATTAGTTATGGGGTTGCGCAACTTTTTATCGGTAGTGTGCTCGATAGTTTTGGAAGATATAAAATCTGTTTATACGCATTATTAATTTTCGCTGCAGCAAGTATCATCATTGCAACTACCCATAACATTTACCTTATTTATTTAATGCGCATTGTCCATGGTCTTACTGTAGGTGCAATTGTAGTGGCCAAACGAGCTTACTTTGTCGATCTTTTTGAAGGCGATCAGCTAAAACACTACCTGAGTTTGTTTTCCATCATCTGGTCTACCGGACCGATTGTAGCACCTTTTATTGGTGGTTACCTGCAAACAGTATTTGGCTGGGAATCTAATTTCTATTTCCTGGCTGGTTTTGCACTTGTTTTTGCAGTACTGGAGTTGTTGTTCAGTGGCGAAACACTAAAGCATTTTACCGATTTTCAACTGAAAAAAATCACCGGCATTTATATCGAAATGATTAAAACAACAAGCTTTACCTTAGGTATCGTGATGTTGGGTTTAGCTTATTGTATGGTGATGGTTTACAACATGACCGGTCCGTTTATTATTGAGCACCATTTTAAATTTTCTCCGGTTATTGCGGGTTATAGTTCCCTGTTTTTAGGTTTCGCCTGGATGGTAGGGGGCTTTATTGGCAAGGCCACCATTAACAGGCCTTTCTTTAAACGATTAATGATCAACTCGCTGTTTCAGGTTGCATTTGTAGTCCTGATGATTGTAAGCTTAAATTTTGTTTCTAGCCTCTGGTCGTTAATTTTCTTTGCTTTTTTAATCCATGTAGGAGCAGGCTTCACCTTTAATAATTACTTTACTTTCTGTCTGAGCAAATTCCCGAAAAATGCTGGAATTGCAGGTGGCTTAACAGGAGGGATTACCTATGTTATTGTTTCTTTTTTGAGTTATGGTATCGTAAACCTAATTCCTGCTAAAGATGAACGCAACCTCAGTTACAGTTATCTCATTATGATCCTGATCTCGGTTCTGGTGATGTTTGTGATTATCAAGATTAGGAAAAAGGATGAAGTCTAGGTAATTGTCGTTCACTGATAGAAATAAAGATTTTTTTTGAAGAGGAGCCTCTGTATTTCATTGCCAGGGTTCTGTCCTGCTGTTTGTTACAATCCTTTTGGGAAAATTTGAATGGAATACAAGACATCTTTTCCAAAAGGGATTTTCAATCCATCAGGTCTATTGTTTAGGTACTGCAGATGAAGCATTGGTTTTGATTACCGAAAAAACGTGAAGTAAGTGGCTGGTCTGAATTCTTGTTTAATTTCCGTGCCTTCTGTTTTTCCGTGGCAAAATGCTTTGCGAGATGCTAATGCCATTTGACAGAATTAAACTCAAGTCTTAACGAGATGCTAAGACCAGATAAGATTTAAACCTAAACCTAAACTAATGCATTAACAATAGTAATAAATAGCTTCAATGTATAATTAGTCCAGGATATTTCATAGCAAAGAAAGTAAACGATGCCTGTGATACAGATAACCTAATCCAGTTTGCTATTTAATTTTCAGATAAGTGCCTTCTAGTGTGGCGTTGAATCCGAATTCACAATCATTTAACTGGAATGGACTCTCCTGCGAAATGATTAAAAAGCCATTGTAGAATTTAACTTTGAACGTACATGATTTGTTCACCTGAATGATCAGCTGGTTGTTTTTTAAAATAGCCTTTCCAGATGCATCAGCAATGTTTCTTCCAGGATCATGCGTAACGGAACCAATGTCATAACTGTAGGTATTGCCGCCTATTTTTTTAATGGTGATGCTTCCCTGATATCCTTTTTCACCGTATTGATAAGCATATTCTCCTGCCAGCTGATCTGGTTTAGAAGGTAAAAATATTTCCGGCTTAAGATTTTGATTGGTTTTAATAGCCAGTATGATAGTATAACTGGTATCTGATTTGGTGGCAGACCAGTTGCCTTCCAATTTATTGTTTTTAAGCGTAGCATCAATACTCCCGCTAATATTTCCATCTCTTTCAAATTCATGCAGCGAATACTGATTTTGATCTTCCATATAGCCAATAATTTTTATTGGCTGTTTCAATTTGGTATTTAAATACCTGATATCCCCTAAAATGAGCTGATTAAAAACAGAAATGTTTAATTCAACCGGAATTTTTTTATTTATGAAACCGGTTAAGGTATATTTCTGTATGGTATTATTTTGTTTTTGTTGTGCGTGGCAAATGCTTTTTGCAAATATTAAAATGATCAATATAGTTTTAAGGAGGCGCATAAAAATGTTTTTTCTAAAAATAGAAAAGTCGCGGAGATTAACCGCGACTTATAAATATATTGATTATCCTAATTTCTCTAATTCATCTTTAACAAAGTCTGCCAGTTCTTTTACATATTCTGCGCTGAAATCAAATTTAATTCCTGCGGTTTCATATATTTCGTTCATTGGTTTGGTGTAACCCAAAGAAAGTGCAGCCAAATATTGTTCTAAAGCTTTCTTAGGATCTTCTTTATAGTTTTTCCAAACCGCAATGGCACCTAACTGGGCAATTGCATATTCAATGTAGTAAAAGGGAACTTCGAATAAATGCAGTTGTTTTTGCCAGCCATTTCCAAATTGTTGTTCTAGATCTGTCCAATCGGCAAAACCAGCGCCAAAACGGTTAAAAATCTGTTTAAAGGTTTCTTCACGGTCAGCAGCAGTATGGTTCGGATTGGTGTAAATCCAGTGCTGAAACTGATCAATTACAGCAACCCATGGTAGAGTTTTCAAAACATCAGCCAGCTGTTCTTTTTTAGCACGGTTTAAATCTTCTTCGTTGTCGAAATAAACATCCCAGTTATCCATAGAGATGAGTTCCATACTCATGGATGCGAGTTCGGCAACTTCAGAAGGGCAATGTTTAAAGTCGTTTAACTCTAAATCTGCGGTTAAAAAAGTATGTATAGCATGGCCGCCTTCGTGAACCATTGTGGTTAAATCGCGCAACGAATTTGCCGAATTCATAAAAATAAACGGGGCTCCTGTTTCGGCCAATGGGTAATTGTAACCGCCTGGCGCTTTACCCTTTCTGCTCTCTACATCAAAAAGGTTATTGGCTTTCATGGTTGCCAATTTTGAGCCCAATTTTTCATCAATGGCATTAAAACAGGCAATACTTTTATCAATCAGCTCTTCGCCATTATTAAAAGGTTTCAAGGCTGGTTTGCCACTAATGCTCACTTCTAAATCCCAAGGCTTTAATACTTCCAGGCCTAAAGCTTCCCGGCGTTTTTCGGCCTGCTCTTTTAAAATCGGAACAATCTCTTTCTCAATAGCATTGGCAAAATCGTAACAGTCTTGTGGCGTATAATCGAAACGGCCCAAAGCCTGGAACATGTAATCGCGGTAGTTTTCAAAACCCGCATTTAAGGCAACCTGATTACGCAGTTTAATCAGCTCATCAAACAGCACGTTTAAATCATCTTTATCAATTAAGCGGCGTTGTTGAATCGTTTTCCATGCATTTTCGCGTACCTCGCGGTTTAAATCTTTGATAAAGATCGAGGCTTGCTCCAAAGTATATTCCTGGCCATTTAGCTCAACACTCATGGCGCCTGTAATGCGCTGGTATTTTTGTTGTTTCACCTGTAATTCGGTAAAAAGCTCAATATTCTCATCACAGTAAAGTGCTAACGCTTTTTTTATCGCGCGGCTGTAAACGAAATATTTTTCTTTGTCAAGTTCATTCATAAAAGGACTTTCGACAAATTTTTTGTTCAATTCGTTGGCTAATGGAGAAATCTTTGGCTCTATTTCAGTTGCAAAATATTGAAAGTTTTTAACCAGTTCTTCATTTGCGGTATCGCAACTCATTTTAATATATCTCCAGGCAAAATCTTCTTCTAAAGCAGCTTCAAGCTCCGAACGGTCCTTTAACCAGTGTTCTAACTCAGCGGTGCTGGTTATTTCGCGGTTTTGCAATTCGGTAAAAAGTGGTTCTAAATTTTCCCAGGTAATATTTAGTTCCTGTGGAATATATGTTCTAGGTTTCTTAGTTATAATCATATGTTGATTGAAGGAGTGAATGGTTTAAGGCGCAATGCTATATTCTCTCATTCAAAATTCAATCACTCTCTCATTCGGCCTTTACTCATTTTATTTATGTTATTGAATGTTGGAATGATTGAAGGAGTGAATGGTTTAAGGCGCAATGCTATACCCTCTCATTCAAAATTCAATCATTCTCTCATTTATTTATGTCTCAAATACGCATCTATTAAAAAACATACGGCAAATACTACAGATGCATAACCATTTAAGGTCTGAAACGCCCTGTTTACTTTGCTGATATCATTTGGTTTTACCAGTAAGTGCTGATAAATCAACATCGAACAGAAAAACACAATACCTACGTAATAAACCCAGCTAAAGGAGGTAAAAAACACAGGCAAAATAACACAGGTAGCAGAGAGTATATGCAACAGCACCGAAACGTTCAACGCATTTTTAATGCCAAGTGCCGATGGGATAGAGTGTAATTTTTCTTCCCGGTCAAATTCTTCGTCCTGTAATGCGTATATAATATCAAATCCACTTACCCAGAACAATACGGTTAAGGAGTAAAGCACAGGAACCAGTGCAAAATGTCCGGTTACGGCAATGTAAGCGCCAATAGGAGCAAGCGCCAGGCCTAAGCCCAATACCAAATGGCAAAGCGCCGTAAACCTTTTGGTGTAGCTATAAAACAAAACTACAAATAAAGCTACTGGCGACAGATAGAAACAAAGTGGATTGATAAAGTAGGTGGTAATGGCGAAAAGTACGCAATTGGCGATTACGAAAATCAGCGCTTCGTTTGCCGAAACTTTACCTGCAGGGATATCACGCATTTTGGTGCGTGGATTTTTTGCATCAATATTTCTGTCCAGGTAACGGTTAAAAGCCATGGCCGAGTTTCTGGCAAAAACCATACAAAGCAAAACTAAAAGCAGTTTATACCAGGAAAATGGGTTTTCTGTTGTGGTTACGCCCAAAAAGAAACCAATCATGGCAAATGGTAACGCAAAAACAGAGTGGGCGAATAATACGAGCGAAAAGTATTTTTTCATTTTTTTAAGAACTGATTAATTTCCCGTTAGGGATGATTACACAGATTATTTGAATGCGCAGATTTTTTTATTGTTAAACTGAAAATTGTGCACTGCGGACTGAAAATTGTTAAAACTTCTTATAATCTGTTGGCACAACAAAATCTTTATTTACCTCATAAATGAAATTCAGCACTTCATCTTTTCCGGTTCCTTTTTCGGCAGAGGAAATAAAGGTGGCAGGGATCTCTTCGAAAAACTCACCTAATTTTTTCTTAAAGGCAGCTACATTTTTCTGGGTGGTTGTCATGCCCTGTTTGTCAGCTTTGGTGAAAATCAACGAAAAAGGTATCTGTTTTTCACCTAACCAATAGCAAAATTCTATATCAATTCCCTGGGGCTCTAAACGGCTGTCTATCAAAACAAAAACACATTGTAAACTTTCTCTTTTGGTTATATAAGCACGGATGAATTTCTCCCATTTCTCTCTGCTGGTTTTAGAAACCTTGGCATAGCCATAACCCGGTAAATCGACAATGTACCATTTCTCGTTTATCAGAAAGTGGTTAATTAACTGTGTTTTTCCCGGGCGTTGAGAGGTTTTGGCCAAACCATGTTGATTAACCAACATATTGATTAATGAAGATTTACCCACGTTAGAGCGGCCAATAAATGCATATTCGGGCATAGTTGGTACCGGTAGTGCCGAAATCTGGGTGTTGCTGCAAACAAATGTTGCCGTTTTGATAATCATAGTGCAAAGGTAGGGTTTTGAGTCCGAAGTCCGAAGTCGGAAGTCCGAAGTACAAATTGCTCATCTTTTTAAATCTCATTTTTGACATTACACTGAATACTTAGCCTCAAAGACTTCGGACTTCGGACTAAAGACTCCCGACTTTTATCTATCTTTGCCCCATATCATGAATCAGAATATCACCCCATACCAAGTAGAAGATGCAACTAAAAAGGAGCAGGTTGCAACCATGTTTAATAACATTTCGGGTACTTACGATTTTTTAAACCATTTTCTTTCTTTAGGGATAGATGTATTATGGCGTAAAAAAGCCATTAAAGAACTGGTTTCCATCCACCCGAGAACTTTGCTTGATGTAGCTACAGGAACTGGCGATTTTGCCTTTGAAGCCATTAAAAAGCTGCATCCCGAAAAGGTAATTGGAGTTGATATTTCTGAAGGTATGTTGGAAGTAGCCAAGAAGAAAATTAACGAGCGTAGTTTAAACGAAGTTTTTACCGTTCAGGTAGGCGATTCTGAAGGTCTGCATTTCGAAAATGACACTTTTGATGCGATTACCTGCGCTTATGGCGTGCGTAATTTCGAAAACCTCGAAAAAGGATTAACCGATATGTACAGGGTATTAAAGCCCAACGGGAAAATGGTAATCTTGGAATTTTCGAAACCAAAGGTTTTTCCGGTAAAACAATTGTATAGTTTTTATTTTAAACAGGTAACGCCTTTCTTTGGAAAACTATTTTCTAAAGACCACAGAGCCTATACCTATTTGCCAGAATCGGTAGCAGCTTTTCCCGACGGAGAAGATTTTACCAACCTAATGGAAAAGGTTGGCTTTAAAAGTACCAAACAAAGAATTTTAACGTTTGGAATAAGTTCGATATATGTAGGAACCAAATGATCAGAAAATTAAGCCTCATTCTTTCACTTTTTATTATTTCTACAACCGCCTTTGCTCAAAATTGGGGTGGTGGAATAGATGATGAAGATTGGAGTTTTGGTTTTAATTTCCAGTATATCTCAGCCGAATACAAAATTCTTAAAAAGCAAAATTGGCGATCGCCTTTTTATGAGGTGCCAAATTCACTGGAACCTTCTTACGATCCCAATTCAGGCATTCCGGTTACCTCAAAGTTAAATTCTATTTCTAGCTCACCATCTCAAGGTTTTGGGTTGGGTTTTGTAATGAACAGGATGATCTCTGATAACTTCGATATCAGGGCAACGCCCTCCCTTATTTTTAGTGATAGGATAGTAACTTACGAGTATGAACCTATGGCGCCGATCAACTTAGGCAATGGGCAAACGAAAAACTTTCAAACCGTGGTTGAAAGAAAAGTTCAGGCGACCATGTTCGAATTTCCATTAGGCCTAAAGGTAAAGTCTAACCGGATGAACAATTTTAGGGTATATTGGTTAGGCGGCGCTAAATATTCGATAGATATAGCTTCGAAAAAGAAAACCTTCGATGAAGGCGAAACACCGGTAAATAAATTTTTAAAAAACCAAAGAAATTACCTATCGTACGAAACAGGTATTGGTTTCGATATTTATTTTGAGTATTTCAAAATGTCGCCCGAAATAAAACTATCGTATTCAAACAGCGATTTGCTTCAGCACGACAATACGGTTTATGCCAATCCGATAGATAAGTTGAAATTACGTCAATTAACATTCAGTTTGATTTTTCAATAGTCCTTCAATCCAAAAAAACTTACCTTTGTTGGTGTAGGTAAATCAAAGATGCTATCTTAAAGCATTACCGAGACTTAAAATTCATAAAAATGTCTAAAATCGCATTAATTACAGGCGCAACTTCTGGTATTGGCGAAGCTTGTGCACATACATTTGCCCAACAAGGTTACAATCTGGTATTATTGGCCCGCAGAGAAGATCGGCTGGCAAAAATTGCCCATCATTTAGAAGACAAGTATGCCATTACCATCAAACAGGTTTTTGCCGATGTTCGTGATAAAGAAAGTCTTACCGCTGCTTTAGAAGTTTTGCCGGCAGAATGGAAAAAGGTTGATGTTTTGATTAACAATGCAGGCTTAAGCCAGGGTTTAGATCCAATTGATAAAGGCGATACCAACGATTGGGACACTATGATTGATACAAATGTAAAGGGGTTGCTTTATGTAACCAAAATTGTTTCCAACTGGATGATACCGAACCAATCAGGCCATATTATTAACATTGGCTCTATTGCCGGAAAAGAAGTTTATCCAAATGGAAACGTATATTGTGCCAGCAAACATGCTGTTGATGCATTGAGTAAAGGTATGCGTATCGATTTATTGCCCCACGGCATAAAGGTTACCGAAATTAATCCGGGTATGGTAGAAACCGAATTTTCGGTGGTGCGCTTTAAAGGTGATGAAGACCGGGCAAAAAAAGTATACGAAAACCTGGAGCCGTTAATTGCCAACGATATTGCAGATGCCATTTGGTATGTAGTAAGCAGGCCAAAACATGTTAACATTAACGACATGCTGATTATGCCTACCGCACAGGCTACAGCGACGATTATAAATAGAACCCCCTAGCCCCCTGAAGGGGAAATTAATACTGGGAGGAAATAACAATATAATTTTTTATTTTAAACTAATGAAAGGAAAGCCCCTTTAGGGGTTTGGGGTTAAAAATGATATCAAACACAATAGATCAGGAAATAAAAAAAGCCATGTTGGCTAAAAACAGTGCACAGTTAAGAGGTTTAAGAGCAATAAAGGCAGCTTTACTTTTAGCTAAAACAGAGAAAGGATCTTCAGAAGAAATTACGGAAGAAACCGAACTTAAAATTCTTCAGAAACTGATTAAACAACGCCGAGAATCAGCTGATATTTACAAACAACAAAATCGCGAAGATTTGTATCAGGTAGAAGAGGAAGAAATTGAAGTGATTAGCCAGTTTTTGCCAAAACAGTTAGATAGGGCAGAGGTTGCTGCAATTATCGAGGCTGTTATCAAACAATCTGGTGCTACATCGGTTAAGGATATGGGGAAGGTAATGGGCATGGCAAATAAGGAACTTGCAGGTAAAGCTGATGGTAAATTAATTGCTGAGATTGTTAAAGAAAAACTAGCTTAATTTAAAGCTAAAAGCAGAAAGACTAAAGCTTAAAGCGCATTTTTCGCTAGTTGCTAGTCGCTTACCGCTTTACAAAAGGCATTTTTATACCGTTTTCGATTTTATTTCAGAAAAATGGCATAGAAATGCATAAATTTAATTTTACTCTACTAACTTAGTAGCACAATACCATCTAGAATATATATGACCTACCCGATAATAGAAGAAGACGGATTTAAATACATCGAAGCTGGAACAGGCGAAACACTGGTATTGCTACATGGCCTAATGGGCGAACTAAGCAATTGGGAACTGGTTATAGAACAGTTTAAAGATCGCTATCGTGTAATTATTCCAATTTTACCAATTTACGATTTGCCTATTTTAACATTGGGCGTAAAAGCATTGTCGAGATACCTTCATCGCTTTTTAAAATATAAAAATTTAAACCAGGTAGTACTTGTTGGTAATTCGCTTGGTGGCCATGTGGGTTTGGTATTTACGGTTGCCCATCAGGAGTTTGTTAAAGCCTTGGTACTAACTGGTAGCTCTGGTTTATACGAAAATGCTTTTGGAGGATCTTTCCCGCGGAGAGAGAGCTACGATTACATTAAGGAAAAAGTAGAATTTACTTTTTACGATCCGGCGACGGCAACCAAAGAACTGGTTGATGATGTTTTTAAAACGGTTAACGATAGATCGAGGGTTATCAGGATTTTAACCATGGCTAAATCGGCAATACGACACAACATGGCTAAAGAACTGTCTAAAATTACCATACCGGTTTCTTTAATCTGGGGTAAAAATGATAAGGTTACACCACCAGAAGTGGCAGAAGAATTTCATGAATTGTTGCCGAATTCAGAATTAAACTGGGTTGATAAATGTGGGCACGCGCCTATGATGGAACATCCGGAAATATTTAATGCATTTTTAGAGAAATTTTTAGATAGAATATTGTTAAAATAAATGTTTGCAGCAGAAATCATATCAGATGCAATTCCATCACTAAGGGCCGGTGACACGGTGCAGAAAGCTTTAGATCGTATGAACGATTTTAAACTAAAGCATTTGCCGGTTGTTAACGAGGTAACTTTATTGGGCTTGGTTTCTGAAGATGATTTACTAAATATTGATAATCATGATACACTTTTAAGCAATAGTGCGATAAACATGCTTAATGTTTTTGTGTTGAGCAACGTACATACTTATGATGTAATCAGGTTATTGAGTCAGTTAAAATTGACAGCTGTTCCGGTTTTGGATCAACAGAAAAATTACCTGGGTTTAATTTCGATTAATAACATGGTAAATGCCGTGGCCGAACAGTATGCAGTAAACGAACCTGGAGGAATTATCGTTTTGGAGATCAGTAACCGGGATAATTCTTTAGCACATATCGCACAGATTGTTGAAGCCGATAATGCACAGGTGCTCTCTTCTTACGTAAATTCTTTCGAAAATTCTACACGTTTAGAAGTAACGCTCAAAGTAAACAAAACAGAAATTACTTCATTGGTAGCTTCTTTCGAAAGATATGATTATCTGGTTAAAGAGGTATACAATAACACGCAGATTGATGATGGGTCGCAGGAGCGTTACGATTCTTTCATGAACTATTTAAATGTATAAACCTACTTTATGAGGATTGCAATTTACGGGAGAGATTTTAATGATACGGTTTT from Flavobacterium sp. W4I14 includes these protein-coding regions:
- a CDS encoding acetoin utilization protein AcuB (product_source=KO:K04767; cath_funfam=3.10.580.10; cog=COG0517; ko=KO:K04767; pfam=PF00571; smart=SM00116; superfamily=54631) yields the protein MFAAEIISDAIPSLRAGDTVQKALDRMNDFKLKHLPVVNEVTLLGLVSEDDLLNIDNHDTLLSNSAINMLNVFVLSNVHTYDVIRLLSQLKLTAVPVLDQQKNYLGLISINNMVNAVAEQYAVNEPGGIIVLEISNRDNSLAHIAQIVEADNAQVLSSYVNSFENSTRLEVTLKVNKTEITSLVASFERYDYLVKEVYNNTQIDDGSQERYDSFMNYLNV
- a CDS encoding pimeloyl-ACP methyl ester carboxylesterase (product_source=COG0596; cath_funfam=3.40.50.1820; cog=COG0596; pfam=PF12697; superfamily=53474), translated to MTYPIIEEDGFKYIEAGTGETLVLLHGLMGELSNWELVIEQFKDRYRVIIPILPIYDLPILTLGVKALSRYLHRFLKYKNLNQVVLVGNSLGGHVGLVFTVAHQEFVKALVLTGSSGLYENAFGGSFPRRESYDYIKEKVEFTFYDPATATKELVDDVFKTVNDRSRVIRILTMAKSAIRHNMAKELSKITIPVSLIWGKNDKVTPPEVAEEFHELLPNSELNWVDKCGHAPMMEHPEIFNAFLEKFLDRILLK